A window from Apostichopus japonicus isolate 1M-3 chromosome 2, ASM3797524v1, whole genome shotgun sequence encodes these proteins:
- the LOC139982519 gene encoding dimethyladenosine transferase-like, whose translation MPKVRTQKKSRTHDQVYRQGILFNTGIGQHILKNPLIVDAMVDKASIRNTETVLEVGPGTGNMTVKLLDKAKRVVACEVDPRLVAELQKRVQGTPYHNKLHVVVGDVLKTDLPYFDVCVANLPYQISSPFVFKLLLHRPFFRCAVLMFQQEFAQRMVAKPGDKLYCRLSINTQLLAKVNHLMKVGKNNFKPPPKVESSVVRIEPLNPPPPINFQEWDGLVRIAFVRKNKTLGAAFKAKPVIEMLDKNYRIHCSVKNIPIDQELDMKAKLQAILDVNDFTLMRARTMDIDDFIRLLKCFNEEGIHFS comes from the exons ATGCCTAAAGTAAGGACTCAAAAGAAATCGAGGACACACGACCAAGTGTATCGTCAAG GTATTCTTTTCAATACTGGGATTGGAcaacatatcttgaaaaatccTCTAATTGTTGATGCTATGGTGGATAAG GCCTCGATAAGAAACACAGAAACTGTTCTTGAGGTTGGACCTGGCACTGGAAATATGACCGTGAAGCTTTTGGACAAAGCAAAAAGG GTAGTCGCTTGCGAGGTGGACCCCCGACTCGTGGCGGAGCTTCAGAAAAGGGTTCAAGGAAC ACCTTACCATAATAAACTTCATGTGGTAGTCGGTGATGTTTTGAAGACAGACTTACCTTACTTTGATGTTTGTGTTGCCAATTTACCCTACCAGATATCATCACCATTTGTCTTTAAACTGTTATTACACAGACCTTTCTTTAG GTGTGCAGTACTGATGTTTCAGCAGGAGTTTGCTCAACGTATGGTAGCCAAACCAGGTGATAAACTTTACTGCAGACTGTCTATAAATACACAGTTACTGGCTAAAGTGAACCATCTCATGAAG GTGGGTAAAAATAACTTCAAACCTCCTCCTAAAGTAGAATCCAGTGTCGTCAGAATAGAACCACTCAACCCTCCACCACCAATCAACTTTCAG GAGTGGGATGGCTTGGTTAGAATTGCCTTTGTGAGGAAGAACAAGACATTGGGAGCCGCCTTCAA AGCCAAACCAGTTATTGAGATGTTAGACAAGAACTACAGAATACACTGCTCTGTGAAAAATATT CCAATTGACCAGGAACTTGACATGAAGGCTAAACTTCAAGCCATCTTGGATGTCAACGATTTTACTCTAATGAGAGCAAGGACAATGGACATTGATGACTTCATCAG gCTGCTGAAGTGCTTTAATGAAGAGGGAATCCACTTTTCATAA
- the LOC139982534 gene encoding adenosine receptor A3-like, whose product MAGYNDSAEGVLDSSTWMSFEDVLNIVYLTFGILGIAGNTLVLVVMIRVRSLRSKTIYFIINQSIIDLVSSICLIVTFNFTTKIDFSDWKNETWANLVCRFGESRYIFWSLLSCSTCNLIVLTLERYVAVVYPLVYRNRVTFKTAMVFVILPWLVGFILQLYWPVVHDIDMHGNCSASFGNTNIQILLGIFVFLVKFLLPMLIMLVVYVAIIKKITSAPVIIHPETANPGTSSSNELPGQQSSIYRNAKINKLRLNILKTLFVVVLVFGLCWCPVQIWFLLYNLGIPSIDVVGRNYKIAVIVVFISIWINPVIYACKYKQFQDGLKKTFCIAKTESSHIDTSLATNSHPNNQRPQ is encoded by the coding sequence ATGGCTGGATATAATGATAGCGCAGAAGGTGTACTTGACAGTTCTACATGGATGTCTTTTGAAGACGTATTAAATATAGTCTACCTTACGTTTGGAATACTTGGAATAGCTGGAAATACCTTGGTTCTTGTTGTTATGATACGTGTCCGATCCTTGCGTTCAAAAACTATTTATTtcataatcaatcaatcaattatcGATTTGGTGTCATCGATATGTCTGATCGTCACATTTAACTTCACTACTAAAATTGACTTTTCTGACTGGAAGAATGAAACTTGGGCAAATTTAGTCTGCCGTTTTGGGGAATCTCGGTACATATTCTGGTCTCTTTTAAGTTGTTCAACTTGTAACCTTATCGTTCTGACCTTAGAACGATACGTAGCTGTAGTGTATCCTTTGGTATACAGAAATCGCGTCACTTTTAAGACTGCAATGGTGTTTGTCATCTTACCGTGGCTAGTGGGATTCATCTTGCAACTGTATTGGCCAGTAGTTCATGATATAGACATGCATGGCAATTGCTCAGCAAGTTTTGGTAATACAAATATTCAGATATTGCTCGGTATCTTTGtatttttggtcaaatttttaCTCCCAATGCTGATAATGTTGGTTGTTTATGTCGCAATCATAAAGAAGATAACATCTGCACCAGTTATCATTCACCCAGAGACCGCAAATCCCGGTACAAGTTCAAGCAATGAGTTACCAGGACAACAATCATCGATTTACAGGAACGCGAAGATCAACAAACTTCGACTAAACATCTTGAAAACACTCTTTGTGGTAGTTCTGGTATTCGGGCTCTGCTGGTGTCCTGTTCAAATTTGGTTCCTTTTGTATAATCTCGGGATACCATCAATCGATGTCGTAGGAAGAAACTATAAGATAGCAGTCATTGTGGTCTTTATCAGTATTTGGATAAATCCAGTCATCTACGCCTGCAAATATAAGCAATTTCAAGATGGactgaaaaaaacattttgtattGCCAAAACGGAGAGTAGTCATATAGATACTTCACTGGCGACCAATTCACATCCGAATAACCAACGGCCACAATGA